The following proteins are encoded in a genomic region of Candidatus Limnocylindrales bacterium:
- a CDS encoding PAS domain S-box protein, which translates to MDERTRHPIESGEVAAARLAAIVDSSDDAIVAKTLEGIITSWNRSAERMFGYTADEAIGQHISLIIPKDRRGEEVQVINRIKNGEKVDHFETVRQAKDGSLLDISLSVSPVLDPTGKIVGVSKVARDITDRRRIERERVQLLEQVQADNKAKDEFLALLGHELRNPLAAIASAGQLLAIARNLEDIARPQIVIARQVAHLARLVDDLLDVARVRAGKITLDRKPVVLSDAVEHALDVLRSGMRPAWHVIEVDCGDVTVDADPVRLEQIILNLLTNAVKYTPAGRRIRVSARAANGQGELRVQDEGVGIAPSSLPRIFGLFVQGEWTVDRAEGGLGIGLTLVRTLTELHGGTVEAFSEGPGRGSLFTVRLPLATQAEQAKTAPPEPGSSRRILIVEDNADAREMLRVLLERQGHEVFEAADGAEGLRMALELRPNLSLIDIGLPIVDGYEVARLIRESNESGRLVALTGYGQPEDRQRSLAAGFDDHLVKPVAPARLLAVVSKAGDNKNRAAGS; encoded by the coding sequence ATGGATGAACGAACGCGACACCCAATCGAGTCCGGCGAGGTCGCGGCGGCGCGTCTGGCCGCGATCGTCGATTCGTCGGACGATGCGATCGTCGCCAAGACCCTCGAGGGCATCATCACGTCGTGGAACCGGTCCGCCGAGAGGATGTTCGGCTATACGGCGGACGAGGCCATCGGCCAGCACATCAGCCTGATCATCCCGAAGGATCGCCGAGGCGAAGAAGTCCAGGTCATCAACCGCATCAAGAACGGCGAGAAGGTCGACCATTTCGAGACCGTGCGGCAGGCCAAGGACGGCAGCCTTCTCGACATTTCGCTCAGCGTTTCGCCGGTCCTCGATCCGACCGGCAAGATCGTCGGAGTCTCCAAGGTCGCCCGCGACATCACCGACCGCCGCAGGATCGAGCGCGAGCGCGTGCAGCTTCTCGAACAGGTCCAGGCCGACAACAAGGCGAAAGACGAATTCCTCGCGCTGCTCGGACACGAGCTTCGCAATCCGCTTGCGGCCATTGCGAGCGCCGGCCAGCTGCTCGCGATCGCCCGCAACCTCGAAGACATCGCGCGGCCGCAGATCGTGATCGCCCGCCAGGTCGCGCATCTTGCGCGCCTGGTCGACGACCTGCTCGACGTTGCCCGCGTGCGCGCCGGAAAGATCACGCTCGACCGCAAGCCGGTCGTGCTGTCGGACGCCGTCGAGCACGCGCTCGACGTGCTGCGCTCCGGAATGCGCCCGGCCTGGCACGTGATCGAGGTCGACTGCGGCGACGTCACCGTCGATGCCGATCCGGTGCGGCTCGAACAGATCATCCTCAACCTGCTGACCAACGCGGTGAAGTACACGCCGGCCGGCCGCCGTATCCGCGTGAGCGCACGCGCGGCGAACGGGCAGGGCGAGCTTCGCGTGCAGGACGAAGGTGTCGGGATTGCGCCGTCGTCGCTGCCGAGGATCTTCGGGTTGTTCGTGCAGGGCGAATGGACGGTCGATCGCGCCGAAGGCGGCCTCGGAATCGGCCTTACGCTCGTGCGTACGCTGACCGAGCTGCACGGCGGTACGGTCGAAGCGTTCAGCGAAGGACCGGGCCGCGGAAGTCTCTTCACCGTGCGGCTCCCGCTGGCTACGCAGGCGGAGCAGGCAAAGACCGCCCCGCCGGAACCGGGTTCGAGCCGTCGCATCCTGATCGTCGAGGACAACGCCGATGCGCGCGAGATGCTGCGCGTGCTGCTCGAGCGGCAGGGCCACGAGGTCTTCGAAGCCGCCGACGGAGCCGAAGGCCTGCGCATGGCGCTCGAGCTGAGGCCGAATCTTTCGCTGATCGATATCGGCCTGCCGATCGTCGACGGCTACGAGGTCGCGCGCCTGATTCGCGAATCGAACGAATCGGGCCGCCTGGTTGCTCTGACGGGATACGGGCAGCCCGAAGACCGCCAGCGCTCGCTCGCCGCCGGCTTCGACGATCACCTGGTCAAGCCGGTCGCTCCCGCGCGTCTTCTCGCGGTCGTCTCCAAGGCCGGAGACAACAAGAACCGCGCCGCCGGCAGCTGA
- a CDS encoding CBS domain-containing protein produces the protein MKVEEIMTRDVAACRPDDPCSEAVKLMWDNDCGIVPIVDSDRRVVGAITDRDIAIACWSRDVAPSSVRICDTMTADVKCCCPDDSVRAAEQIMEQCQVRRLPVTDNEGRLCGILSLADITRQSEEARGGKTGDVDPKKVVEAYAAVCHPRSQRLHS, from the coding sequence ATGAAAGTTGAGGAAATCATGACCCGCGACGTCGCGGCGTGCCGGCCCGACGATCCCTGCAGCGAAGCGGTCAAGCTGATGTGGGATAACGACTGCGGCATCGTCCCGATCGTCGACTCGGATCGCCGGGTGGTCGGCGCGATCACCGATCGCGACATCGCCATCGCATGCTGGTCGCGCGACGTCGCGCCGAGCAGCGTGCGGATCTGCGATACGATGACCGCCGACGTCAAATGCTGCTGTCCGGACGATTCGGTCCGGGCTGCCGAACAGATCATGGAGCAGTGTCAGGTGCGGCGCCTTCCCGTCACCGACAACGAAGGGCGGCTGTGCGGAATCCTCTCGCTCGCCGACATCACGCGCCAGAGCGAAGAAGCGCGCGGAGGAAAGACCGGCGACGTCGATCCGAAGAAAGTGGTCGAGGCCTACGCCGCGGTCTGCCACCCGCGCTCGCAACGCCTGCACTCGTAA